From the genome of Gorilla gorilla gorilla isolate KB3781 chromosome 4, NHGRI_mGorGor1-v2.1_pri, whole genome shotgun sequence:
AGGACATTAGAGACTCACACTGGTGCCCCCCTGTGAGGAGCCCCAATTAAAGTGAGCCAGAATTGACTTGGCCCTTGGTGGTGCCCGATGCTCTGAGGATTTGCATTTCACCAGCCCGAGCTGTTATCAACACAGACCTTCCAGGGCCCGTGGAGTCCTGTCCACTCTACAGGGTGAACCGCTTTAGAAATGGAATGATAAAAAGAGCAGCATCTCATCAGATCCCACACAATCGCAGAGAGGAGAACAAAGCGGGGGGAGGCCGATGTCAGGAGGGAATAAAGGTAAGTGGCATCAGAGAAGTACTGTCAGTTTCCTTCTCACATCAAGAGGGTAAAAGACCCTcaacagcacacacacaccatgatgAATTCAATGGATTCTCATTTTCACAAGGAAATCGGAAGGCCAGCCAGTTTCTTAAGGGCTAACACAGGGTGGTGGTTAAGAACACAAACCCTAGTATCGAGCAGGCGTGGGTTCAAATGTTCATTCCATCACTTACTGGAAATGGGATCTTGGGCTAGTTATGTGACTGCCCTAAGCCTTGGTACTCTCAAGTTATAATGTCGTATGATTGTGTTACCTATTTCACAGGGTTGTGAGGcttaagttgtgtgtgtgtgtgtgtgacagagagagacagagagagacagttaGCATGCTTCTGGCCAGTTCAGTGATTCTGTGTAGGAATTCATAGTAGGGATTCTAGGGCAGCCAGAAGTTACAGAATTGACCTGGGGCTAGTGACAAAGAGAAGATAACGATTTCACGAgcgatttataatttttattttcactaaatAGTAAACATGACCAAAATCCCCAGTGTTCCCCGGGTGCCAGCTCCTATAGCCTTCCTCCTGATCTGCCAAGACTATACTTCTCTTAAGTTCTTGTAAAGCTGCGTGGGAGGCAGGGTGTCATAAATGTACATTGAATGAACGTGGATGAGAAAGGGCTGGTGGTTTTTGTAGAAGTCATTCCCAGAGTGGTGGTTTTCCCTTTCAGTACGTATGGAACAAAAGCCAGTATTTAGTGTGAGATTTGCGCATCATCAGTCCTGActggctggggctgggccagTCTTCCGGGAGCGTCTGCAGAAAGAATCTGTATCCTCAGGGTCCCCCCGTTTCCCTAGGACCACAGGGGTACAAAGGAGAATACGGGGCAGTAAAATGAAGGCTGCTGGGCTCTGCTCCTCTTGTACCTCCAGCCATTTTGACCGTGTCTGTTTTCTTCTCTAGGTCTTGTCTGTTGCATTTAAAGGGCAATTTTGCACTTGGTGCTAGAGGCCTTTCATCCATGGGCCCTTTTACTGGAATGATAAATGTGTCTTTTCTCAATGCAGATCAAGTAGTTCAACAAGAAGGCCTGATGTGTAACACTAAGCTGAAGAGGCCAAATCGAGAGAGAAGAAACTTGGTCCCATCGTCACAGCCAATGACTGAGAACCCCCCTGATAGAGCCAAAAAAGGAGACCCGAGTGCTCCTTCCCAGAGTGAGCTGCATCCAGCCCTGTCCCAGGCCTTCCAAGGAACAAATAGTCCTCAAGTATTGAGTGAGTTCTCGGGGCCACCACTCACACCCACCACTGTAGGAGGGCCAAGAAAGGCATCATTTAGGTTCCGAGATGAAGACTtttattcccttttgtcattgaacagaagaagagaaagagagaacactGAAGAGGAAACCCAGTTTGAAGAATGTCTGTGGGTTGGTATGTGCTCACCCCGTTCTCCTTCCCATCACAAAAGAAGTAGATTTGGGGGGACATCGACCCCTcaggccaaaaataaaaattttgaagaaaatgctgaaaattgCAGAGGTCATTCTTCAAGAAGAAGTGAGCCCAGTCATGGCTCATTGAGAATAAGCAATGCAATGGAGCCAGCAACAGAGCGGTCTTCTGCTGGGCAAAGGTTGTCCCAAGACCCCAGGCTGCCTGATAGGGAATCTGCTACAGAGAAggacagaggtggcagtgaaaATGCGAAAAAGAGCCCTCTTTCGTGGGACACCAAATCCAAGCCCAGACAAGAGGTTGGTGTCAATGCTGAAAATGCATGGAGTGATCGTATTTCTGTGGAACATAGGCCTGGCACCCATGATTCTGAAGGATACTGGCAAGACTATTTAAACAGTTCTCAAAATTCTCTTGACTACTTTATTTCTGGCAGACCAATATCTCCAAGATCATCAGTGAATTCATCCTATAACCCTCCTGCATCATTCATGGATTCTGCTCTGAGAGATGATATTCCAGTAGACTTGTCAATGTCATCGACTTCAGTTCACAGCTCAGACTCAGAGGGAAACTCAGGGTTTCATGTTTGCCAACCACTGTCTCCCATTAGAAATAGGACTCCATTTGCCAGTGCCGAAAACCATAATTATTTCCCAGTAAACAGTGCACACGAATTTGCTGTCAGGGAAGCAGAAGATACTACTTTAACAAGCCAGCCTCAGGGGGCTCCATTATATACAGATCTCTTACTAAATCCACAGGGCAATTTGTCCTTAGTGGATTCTTCCAGCTCCTCTCCATCAAGAATGAACTCAGAAGGCCATTTGCATGTGTCTGGGTCTCTGCAAGAAAATACACCATTTACTTTCTTTGCAGTGTCTCATTTCCCAAATCAAAATGATAATGGGAGCAGGATGGCAGCCTCTGGTTTCACAGATGAAAAGGAAACCAGTAAGATAAAGGCAGACCCTGAGAAACTCAAGAAATTGCAAGAAAGGTGAGGACttttcataattatatattttttccactttCCCAAGGCCGAAATTAGCATTGCTTTCATTAGAGAGCCATGGGAATTTTAAGTCATAAATGGGTCCTTCCTTGACATTTTAGTGGTTGCTTATTTTGagaaaattgtctctgttttgtTGCTCTTTAAACATacgtatttataaagaaaagtctgGTGTTCCTGATCAGTTTCTTCTGTATTTCCCAAAGTGTTTTTTTCCTTGAATACCACACCCTTAAGTCTGCTGGGTATAAGGATCTCTGACTGCTTCACAGGGCTTGTTCTTCTCTCCAGCAACGAAGAACCAAGATTTTTTAGGAAAAGGTTGCTATCTCCCTAGAGAATGAACCATTCCACACTTGAAGTTCGCAGCTCTCCCTTATGGGACTTACCCCAAATCCAACCAACAGTTGTAGAATTCGAACCTTGCGAACTAAAAGACCGTTCTTAGTTACCATAGTTACCTCGGTTCTCTGAAGGGCCACGCTGGGGTAACCACTGCTTCTATTTTATGTGCTCTTTTTcatgcaagagagagagagaaataagatcTTTTCTGAAttgcccttttctttgatctttccttttttgtgagATGATTTGGGGATAGTTCACAGCTATGAAATGTGATACTTTGTAAAGCCATCATTAAACACCATGTCAGGATTCTACCATTTCATTTGTGATAGGTGTTTACCATGCtctgatcttggcttactgatcTGGAAATTGATTCTTGGAATCTGAGCCCTCTTTGTGTATATTAGCATGACTCATGTGGGCTGTGAATTAGAAATGTAAAAACGAGAGGAAAATGGAACATAGAATGCATACCTGTTCCTATTAATAAATATCATTTATCCAACTCCAGTAATGAAGTAACTTTCTAGTTAGCAGTACCTTTTCTTTTCCACATTAAGCTACCAGAAGACCGACCCATGGTTAAGGGGCAAGAGACCTTACACCTACCAATCCTCACCTCCCCAGAAATACAGCTTCAGACCTACTTGTCAGAAGTCTAAATTTCTACCATCCCAAAGTGATGCCCTTgagctaaaaataatttctttgaaaatgcaTTCACTTCCAGGCATGGTCTTGCATTAAACAGCTATTATTCGTGTACCTATTAATAGTTTATCCAGACACTCTCTTTTTTCTGTATATAATAAACTTTatgcttttcttattatttcaaatttgttcctttttggaaatattaaaaatacagacttaaaagaaaaatcacctgTAACCCTATCATCCAAAGATAAACAGTTAAAAACATTGTTTCTAGTCTTTTATCTTTGCATATAAATGCAATTTTTAGTGAGTATCTGTTGATATTGTTTTCTAATATGCCTTAATTTAATATCTAATCCTATTTCTCAAtcacacttttttaaaatttcacctcAGTTATCGTAATAcatataaattaatacataacATACGTACACTTCAGAGAATTTTTAAAGCGCACACGTCACACACAAACCCAGACACCCCTGTGCCCACCGTCCAGCTAACAGAACATTCCTTACACACTGGAGCCCTCCTGAGCCCCTCATCCACCCTATCTTCTCATCATCCCACCTTCAGCTCCCCACACCCACCCTGACCGTTCCTGTATTGCGTTTATCATCCTTTTGCATTTCGTTGTGttgtgttttggggttttttgcttTGAGCTTTTaccatatgtttatatgttttttgtgttttttcttgagagagtcttactctgtctcccaggctggagcgcagtggcatgatcacgactcactgcaacctccacctctagggttcaagcaattctcgtgcctcagcctcccatgtagctgggattacaggcccacaccaccatgcccagctaatttttgtatttttaagtagaggcagggtttcaccgtgttggccaggctggtctcgaactcttgatctcaagcaatccacccgccttggcctcccaaagtcctggattacaggcatgagccaccgaccCAGCCAGTTTTTCTAAACAAtatgttgtgtatatttatgaACTCTGAGGAAGTGTTTGACTCTGTAGAAATAGAATCTCTAGTcttctgtgacttgctttttccTCTTACATCCTTAGTGAGATGTATCTTTATTGATATATTTGGCTTTAGTTTATTCTTTTCACACTACAAAGTATTCTctcatatggatataccacaatttagcCATTCTGTCAATGGACATTCGTGTCCTTTATTGTTTGCTGCAAATGGCGCTGCATGAACATTCTTGTAAATGTCTCCTGGCTCATGTGGAAGAGTTCTCTGGGATCTTGTCTAGGAGTGGAAGAGCTGGGCTGGTGGGCTGGTGGGCCGGTGGTGAACACATTTTCCACTGTACTAAATAATGCCAATTTAGTGTCAAACCAGTCATGTCTAATGTTATACATCCTTGACAACATTCATATTGATTGGCTTTTCAAATTTGCCAGTCTGATGGGAATAAAATGATATTGTAGCTTGAGTTTGCATTTTCATGACTTAATGAAGTTAGGCATTTTATATgctcttttaaatattaaatgaccattttgtgttttccattctgtgaaatattgatgtctttatttttttgtagagatggggtctcactacgttgtccaggctggtctcaaacttttggcctcaagcaatcctcccacctcagcatcccaaaatgctgggattacaagcgtgagccactttgCTTAGCCAAATATCTATGTCTTtagctcatttttcttttagagtatttgtattttattttaatatacctgtattttattttaatatctctgGCCTATTAATTTAATCTTTCAACAGTTGTGTGTTGGAAATATCTTTTCCCAATTTGTAGTTTGTctagtttgtctttttctttatgttgtctttttttttttttttttgagactgagtcttgctctattgcccaggctgaagtgcagtggtgtgatcttagctcactgcaacttccacctcccaggttcaattgattctcctgcctcagcctccccagtagctgggattacaggtgtgcaccaccacgcccagctaacttttgtatttttattagagacggggtttcaccaggttggccaggctggtctcaaactcctgacctcaaacaatcagCCCGCCTCGtcccctcaaagtgctggaattacaggcttgaaccactgtgcccggccccatctTCTTTTTGGATTGCAATTTGTATCTTGTCTTGCTTAAGAAATCCTTCTCTTAACCTGATATCATTATGCTATTCTTCCTATTTTCTTGTAAAATCTCTAGCTTTATATTTAGGATTTAATGTGAAATGGATTTGGACTTAAATGTGAAGCGGTTCTTAATATGTGATGTGAAGTAAGCTTTATTTTTTCCCACTTATGAATATGAAATATCCAAGTGTTTGGGATAGTTCCCTGTTGATCTGCACAGCCACCTCTCCTTTGGAACAtgcctcaacaggccccagtttcagggctctctattctgttgcattggtctttTGTTGTCTTTCCCTAATCTAATGCCATTCTGTCTTAATGCCTGCAACTTTCATAACTTTTGATATGCGATGATGTAAGCCTCCTTCCCTACTTTTTTAAAGAGTCCTTGACTGTATACTTAAGAATCCACTTGTtgggatttttattggaattgcatTTAATCTATAGAATATTCTGGGAGAATCGACATCTTTGCGATATTGACTTTTTCTTTGATAAACATGCTGTATCTCtccttttgtttgtgtcttctttaatgtctttcagtatagttttgtggttttcttcataaaagtcatttatttaatttatccCTTGGTTcttttatttgttgttatttgctattgaaacagtattttaaattctaattttaactCTTTGTTGCTAAGATGTAGAAATCCAACGGACTAtatgttttctctgtatttttgccaaaatacaaaataatttcaactgTAAAAAATATTAGtagtttgatttctttctttccaaactcTATGCTTTTTAATCCTTTTCTCAACTTACAGTGTTACGTCAATTTTTTTGAGGGCTGCTTATATTACATGTGTCTATTATGATTTGATCAGTCTCCTTTTTTAACACATGCATAACTAATTACTTAGAAAAACTTCCTAAATGTGTAACTGCTGATGAAAGGAATGCAGAGTCTTAAGGTTCTTAATGTATATTGTCAAATTGTGCTTCAGGAAAGTTCTACACGTTAGCGATCTCACCACCACTCTATGAGGGTCCTCTTTCTCCACGCCCTTTCCAGTTCCAGGAATTTCTATGCTTTTTAATGTTTGTCATTAgtaatttttggctgggcacagtggctcactcctgtaatcccagcactttgggaggccaaagtgggtgaatcacttgaggtcaggagtttgagaccagtgccTGGCCaccgtgatgaaaccccatctctactaaaaatacaaaaattagcagggcatggtggcgcacaccagtAGTcacagctatctgggaggctgaagtgggagaatctcttgaacccaggaggcagaggttgcagtgagctgagatggccctactggactccagcctgggcaacagagcaagactccatctcaaaaaaagcaaagagtAATTCTTTGTCGAATATTTTACAGATATGTTTTtacttttcccatttatttactttacattttatgtatatatttttgatgtaGTGGAATTTTAACATTACTTTCAATCAAATCTGTCAGTATTTTCCTGTATCACTTTCGCATTGGTGCCGTGCTTAGAAACTCCAACGCTCACTCAAGCATCCATAATTGTTTTTGTCTAGTATTGTTATATTCTCCTTTCATATATCATAGTGGTTAGAAACATGGGCTTTGCTATCTTATGGTTCTAGATTTCATTCCTGATTCTACCAACTTTTAGCTCTATGATTCTGGCAGTTTCCTTCACTgcttttttgttgtcgttgttgttgttgttgagatggggtctcgctctgtcgcccaggctggagtcagtggcacgatcctggctcactgcaagctccgcctcccaggttcaagcgattctcctgcctcagcctcctgagtagctgggattacaggtgcccaccaccatgcatggctaatttttgtatttttagtagagacagggtttcaccacattgggcaggctggtctcgaactcctgaccttgtgatccacccgcctcagcctcccaaagtgctgggattataggcatgagccaccacacccagccaggttccttcatttctaaaaacctgttttttgatccagaaaaatagaaataacaatacATACTCCTCAAAGAATAGTGACAACTAAATGAGGTTTTAAACATTTATGTGTGTCATAGACTAGCATACAGTAAGCGCTTAATATATGGTAGCTATacttaaattcatatggaatataTTTTGATGTATGGTATTAGATGAGGTTCtaaggtctttttaaaaatgtttattccatTAATCCACAATCATTCTATCCTTTCCTTACTAATTTGAAATGCTTTCTTTGGCATACACTATCCTTATCAGTCTGTTTTCGGACTTTCACTGCCTGAAATGCTCCATCAATTATACACATTTATTGTTgatttatggttttgtttttgttttttggggttttgttgtgtggttttttttttttctttttctttttgagacgaagtctcactctgttgctcaggctggagtgtagtggtgcaatctcggctcactgcagcctccaccactcactcaggttcaagcaattctcctgcctcagcctcctgagtagctgggattacaggcaggcgccacctcacccggctaatttttgcatttttagtagagacggggtttcaccatgttggtcaggctggtctcgaacccctgacttcatgatctgcccgccttggcctcccaaagtgctgggattacaggtgtgagccactgcacccggctgatttatggttttttaaaaatatttgagggctgagcgtggtggctcatgccattaactccagtgctttgagaggccaaggtgggaggatcacctggggccaggagttcaagaccagtctggacaacatggcgatatcctgtctctacaaaaaatatatatgttctcTGGGTGTAATGACAcatgtctgtagccccagctactctagaggctgaggcaggagtatcccttgagcccagaaggtcgagtctacagtgagctgtgatcactgcactccagcctgggtgacaaagtgaggccctgtctctaaaaatacatatatatttatatatttatacatttatattgtatatttatacatatatatgtatatatatacacacatagattaaatatatttttagtatatttatataataaatatatatcatctatatataaatacatatataatctcTCTTTGTTACcctcttttcaaaattttttattgcCCATCCTAATTTAATTACATTGTGATCTCAGAAAATATGAACAGTATTTTTTGTGCCCTAATACATATTCAATACTTATAAATATGCTATGGCATTAGAAAAGGTTGtacattctttcttctctctttgttggcatacatatataaaatacatatgttaaaatccttcaggccaggcacagtggctcacacctataatcccagcacttttagaggccaaggtgggcagattccttgagctcaggaattcaagaccagcctgggcaacacggcaaaaccccgtctctacaaaaaaaaaaaaaaaaaaaattgcccggggtggtggcatgtgcctgtgatcccagctacttgagaggctgaggcaggaggatcacttgagcccaggaggcagcagaggctgcagtgagccaagatcttgccactgcactccggcctggacaacagagtgagacccctgtcttaaaaacaaacaaacaaaaaaacccttcatactttattcttttccattgagtTTGTCAATTTCTGAAAGACATTGATTAAAATCCTTCACTCTGATTTGGATTTGCCCATTCTCCTTTGCATGTATaagaattttgcttttatttagtgCATTAAAGCTCATGGCTGATCTCTTCTTGGTGGATCAATCAATATCTAGCTTTAGACTTTTAGCCTGAATTATATTTTGTCCATTAATATTGTTTCACCTGGAATTTTTTATTTCGttaatcacatttttttaaatccccagAAATCCTCCTTATCTCTTGTTGTTCCTTTTACGTAGCAGCTGCCAATATTCTCTGAATCCTCCTGAGAATTACCTCCTCCCTTCATTAAACAATTCATTTCCTCTAGAGTCAGCTGACTTATTTTCCTTGTCCCCTCTCATTCATGCTGGTGGTTTCCACATGTGACAGGTGGCCCCCAGTTGTTTTATGAAGGAAGGAATGGGTGGTTTAGTAGAGAGAGGTGGCCAGCACGCTGTCCCCGGCAATTGTGTGCTTTTTCTCCTCTGAGATCCAGTTTCCTGAATGGGAGGTTTTGTGTAATTGAATGTCATTcatgaactttttgaaaaactttgacctgtggccaggcacagtggctcactccccacagtcccagtactttgggaggctgaggcaggattgcttgaggccaaaacTTTGAAAGCAGTCCTGGCAACAaaggagaccctgtttctaagaaaaaaaaaaaaattaaaattagctgggcatggtggcgtgcacctgtggtcacagctacttgggaggctggggtgggaggatcagctgagcacaggagcttgaggttgcagtgagctatgattgccactgggcgacagagtgagacctgtctctaacaAGACAAAAAACTTTGACCTTTATGGAGAGTTCCCTTTCTTTGGAATACAATGACAGAATGTTCCCCTGGGAGAGGCACTATGCCACCTGCTGCCTGCATCACAGGGTATCTGAAAGGGGGCAGCAGCTGGTCCCCTCGTGCTGAAGCAGTTCTTGAGCTCGTACCCTCATAATTGCCCCATCCCCTGCATTGGTGCAGCCCAAGTCTGGAATTTCCCTGGGTCTGCCCTTCCCTTCTCGATGCTTCTGTGAGAATGCCTTGGGTTGCCATTTCCTTTCCTCTCGTCAATATCATCATATCTTCATCGACTTTCCAAGAATTCCTCATTATTTCTGGCCTGCTTGTTTTCCAGCACTATTGTGGATtcattctatttaattttcttttttggtcttttaAGAGATTTGTGTGGGAAAGGAGACTGATGGGGGTGCTTAGCCTGCTATCTTGAGCTAATCCTAAAAGCAGTCTCAATTCTATAAAACAGTAAGTGCACAGGAGTAATACCAGAGGCTAGTACACcaagctatatatttttttctttttttttgagacaaggtctcgctgtgttgcccaggctgggcttgaactcctgagctcaagccatcctcctgccttggct
Proteins encoded in this window:
- the MARCHF10 gene encoding probable E3 ubiquitin-protein ligase MARCHF10 isoform X8 encodes the protein MLHDARDRQKFFSDVQYLRDMQHKVDSEYQACLRRQEYRRDPNEKKRDQFWGQETSFERSRFSSRSSSKQSSSEEDALTEPRSSIKISAFKCDSKLPAIDQTSVKQKHKNTTTVRKAEKVDPSEPSPDQAPMVLLRKRKPNLRRFTVSPESHSPRASGDRSRQKQQWPAKVPVPRGADQVVQQEGLMCNTKLKRPNRERRNLVPSSQPMTENPPDRAKKGDPSAPSQSELHPALSQAFQGTNSPQVLSEFSGPPLTPTTVGGPRKASFRFRDEDFYSLLSLNRRRERENTEEETQFEECLWVGMCSPRSPSHHKRSRFGGTSTPQAKNKNFEENAENCRGHSSRRSEPSHGSLRISNAMEPATERSSAGQRLSQDPRLPDRESATEKDRGGSENAKKSPLSWDTKSKPRQEVGVNAENAWSDRISVEHRPGTHDSEGYWQDYLNSSQNSLDYFISGRPISPRSSVNSSYNPPASFMDSALRDDIPVDLSMSSTSVHSSDSEGNSGFHVCQPLSPIRNRTPFASAENHNYFPVNSAHEFAVREAEDTTLTSQPQGAPLYTDLLLNPQGNLSLVDSSSSSPSRMNSEGHLHVSGSLQENTPFTFFAVSHFPNQNDNGSRMAASGFTDEKETSKIKADPEKLKKLQESLLEEDSEEEGDLCRICQIAGGSPSNPLLEPCGCVGSLQFVHQECLKKWLKVKITSGADLGAVKTCEMCKQGLLVDLGDFNMIEFCQKHQQSQAQNELMNSGLYLVLLLHLYEQRFAELMRLNHNQVERERLSRNYPQPRTEENENSELGDGNEGSISQSQVV